Proteins from a single region of Callithrix jacchus isolate 240 chromosome 12, calJac240_pri, whole genome shotgun sequence:
- the LOC103791199 gene encoding uncharacterized protein LOC103791199 isoform X26, which translates to MGNKLCCCVCPVSDDDEVSGCSPDSKICEAAAEDATAAAPTAAAIEPAELTVEAGDGLPVRDISDGEMPEDRALESEPSDRPETKKSEAVDRALESDPSDHPEEKKYPADDRALDSDPSEDPEIKKYPADDRALESDPSDDPEVKKYPADDRALESDPSDHPEGKKYPADDRALDSDPSEDPEIKKYPADDRAVESDPSDDPEGKKSPADDRALESDPSDHPEGKKYPADDTALDSGPSEDPEIKKYPADDRPLESDPSDDPEGKKSPADDRALESDPSDHPEGKKYPADDRPLESDPSDDPEGKTSPADDGALESDPSDHPEGKKYPADDRALDSDPSEDPEIKKYPADDRALDSDPSEDPEIKKYPADDRAVESDPSDDPEGKKSPADDRALESDPSDHPEGKKYPADDTALDSGPSEDPEIKKYPADDRPLESDPSDDPEGKKSPADDRAVESDPSDDPEGKKSPADDRALESYPSDDPEVKKYPADDRALESDPSDDPEGKTSPADDRALESDPSDDPEGKKSPADDRGLESYPSDDPEGKKSPADDRVLESDRSDHPETKKFQVVDRALESDPSYHPEGRKYPADDRALESNPSETRKSQTAQEIGENSHRNHIYMDRFSLKFSSCSTIFLEDSTASCPDFEMTLHYISLELYILIKERDGNISFKIFDERIYPLDDEMEKYIMCDPSQTMIYEFICSLFYVKILNVVDAIKSRMYIRRLLQCAPMYIRPTTWRRIILGAFLVVIKVGSNVAVCNEDLCMRFEKTTVDDLNMLEMYFLRLIDYDTNVSKSAYTGYYFRLRDFIVRQGLSLPTYLLDRKRAWDLQALSRMEQDEVFYTGMTRSVSVDDITSLQRTKAILS; encoded by the exons ATGGGGAACAAACTGTGCTGCTGTGTGTGCCCCGTTTCGGACGATGATGAGGTGTCAGGGTGTTCTCCAGATTCTAAAATCTGTGAAGCAGCAGCTGAGGATGCCACAGCAGCAGCACCCACGGCTGCTGCCATAGAACCTGCCGAGTTGACTGTTGAAGCTGGTGACGGCCTTCCTGTGCGTGACATCAGTGATGGGGAGATGCCTGAAG ATAGGGCATTGGAGTCCGAACCTTCCGATCGTCCAGAAACAAAGAAATCTGAAGCAGTTG ATAGAGCTTTGGAATCTGACCCTTCTGATcatccagaagaaaagaaatatccagCAGATG ATAGAGCTTTGGATTCCGACCCTTCTGAAgatccagaaataaagaaatatccagcagatg ATAGAGCTTTGGAGTCCGACCCTTCTGATGATCCAGAAGTAAAGAAATATCCAGCAGATG ATAGAGCTTTGGAATCTGACCCTTCTGATcatccagaaggaaagaaatatccaGCAGATG ATAGAGCTTTGGATTCCGACCCTTCTGAAgatccagaaataaagaaatatccagcagatg ATAGAGCTGTGGAGTCCGACCCTTCTGATgatccagaaggaaagaaatctccagcagatg ATAGAGCTTTGGAATCTGACCCTTCTGATcatccagaaggaaagaaatatccaGCAGATG ATACAGCTTTGGATTCCGGCCCTTCTGAAgatccagaaataaagaaatatccGGCAGATG ATAGACCTTTGGAGTCCGACCCTTCTGATgatccagaaggaaagaaatctccAGCAGATG ATAGAGCTTTGGAATCTGACCCTTCTGATcatccagaaggaaagaaatatccaGCAGATG ATAGACCTTTGGAGTCCGACCCTTCTGATGATCCAGAAGGAAAGACATCTCCAGCAGATG ATGGAGCTTTGGAATCTGACCCTTCTGATcatccagaaggaaagaaatatccaGCAGATG ATAGAGCTTTGGATTCCGACCCTTCTGAAgatccagaaataaagaaatatccagcagatg ATAGAGCTTTGGATTCCGACCCTTCTGAAgatccagaaataaagaaatatccGGCAGATG ATAGAGCTGTGGAGTCCGACCCTTCTGATgatccagaaggaaagaaatctccagcagatg ATAGAGCTTTGGAATCTGACCCTTCTGATcatccagaaggaaagaaatatccaGCAGATG ATACAGCTTTGGATTCCGGCCCTTCTGAAgatccagaaataaagaaatatccGGCAGATG ATAGACCTTTGGAGTCCGACCCTTCTGATgatccagaaggaaagaaatctccAGCAGATG ATAGAGCTGTGGAGTCCGACCCTTCTGATgatccagaaggaaagaaatctccagcagatg ATAGAGCTTTGGAGTCCTACCCTTCTGATGATCCAGAAGTAAAGAAATATCCAGCAGATG ATAGAGCTTTGGAGTCCGACCCTTCTGATGATCCAGAAGGAAAGACATCTCCAGCAGATG ATAGAGCTTTGGAGTCCGACCCTTCTGATgatccagaaggaaagaaatctccagcagatg ATAGAGGTTTGGAGTCCTACCCTTCTGATgatccagaaggaaagaaatctccagcagatg ATAGGGTTTTGGAGTCCGACCGTTCTGATCATCCAGAAACCAAGAAATTTCAAGTAGTTG ATAGGGCTTTGGAGTCTGACCCTTCTTATCatccagaaggaaggaaatatccagcagatg atagGGCTTTGGAGTCCAACCCTTCTGAAACAAGGAAATCCCAAACAG cacaagaaataggagaaaacagCCATAGAAACCAT ATATATATGGATCgtttttctttgaaattcagtTCATGCTCGACAATTTTCCTTGAAGACAGCACAGCCAGCTGCCCTGATTTTGAAATGACACTACACTA TATCTCCTTGGAGTTATATATTCTTATCAAGGAAag agatggaaatatatctttcaaaatatttgatgaacGTATATACCCATTGGAC gacgaaatggaaaaatacattatGTGTGATCCTTCACAGACAATGATTTATGAATTTATATGTTCCCTGTTTTatgtaaaaattctaaatgttgtTGATGCCATCAAAAGTAGG ATGTACATCCGAAGACTTCTACAGTGTGCTCCTATGTACATTCGTCCAACCACCTGGAGGAGGATTATCCTCGGAGCCTTTCTTGTTGTCATCAAGGTTGGGAGCAATGTGGCTGTGTGCAATGAGGACTTATGCATGCGCTTTGAGAAAACTACAGTTGACGATCT GAATATGCTGGAAATGTACTTCTTGAGGCTAATTGATTATGATACTAACGTTTCTAAAAGTGCTTATACCGGATACTACTTCCGTCTTCGTGACTTTATAGTCAGGCAGGGCCTGAGTTTGCCTACTTACCTTCTTGACAGAAAAAGAGCATGGGATCTGCAG
- the LOC103791199 gene encoding uncharacterized protein LOC103791199 isoform X6 — MGNKLCCCVCPVSDDDEVSGCSPDSKICEAAAEDATAAAPTAAAIEPAELTVEAGDGLPVRDISDGEMPEDRALESEPSDRPETKKSEAVDRALESDPSDHPEEKKYPADDRALDSDPSEDPEIKKYPADDRALESDPSDDPEVKKYPADDRALESDPSDHPEGKKYPADDRALDSDPSEDPEIKKYPADDRALDSDPSEDPEIKKYPADDRAVESDPSDDPEGKKSPADDRALESDPSDHPEGKKYPADDTALDSGPSEDPEIKKYPADDRPLESDPSDDPEGKKSPADDRALESDPSDHPEGKKYPADDRPLESDPSDDPEGKTSPADDGALESDPSDHPEGKKYPADGETTLLFPTKKKSENSCLKRCIIEDRALDSDPSEDPEIKKYPADDRALDSDPSEDPEIKKYPADDRAVESDPSDDPEGKKSPADDRALESDPSDHPEGKKYPADDTALDSGPSEDPEIKKYPADDRPLESDPSDDPEGKKSPADDRALESYPSDDPEVKKYPADDRALESDPSDDPEGKTSPADDRALESDPSDDPEGKKSPADDRGLESYPSDDPEGKKSPADDRVLESDRSDHPETKKFQVVDRALESDPSYHPEGRKYPADDRALESNPSETRKSQTAQEIGENSHRNHIYMDRFSLKFSSCSTIFLEDSTASCPDFEMTLHYISLELYILIKERDGNISFKIFDERIYPLDDEMEKYIMCDPSQTMIYEFICSLFYVKILNVVDAIKSRMYIRRLLQCAPMYIRPTTWRRIILGAFLVVIKVGSNVAVCNEDLCMRFEKTTVDDLNMLEMYFLRLIDYDTNVSKSAYTGYYFRLRDFIVRQGLSLPTYLLDRKRAWDLQALSRMEQDEVFYTGMTRSVSVDDITSLQRTKAILS; from the exons ATGGGGAACAAACTGTGCTGCTGTGTGTGCCCCGTTTCGGACGATGATGAGGTGTCAGGGTGTTCTCCAGATTCTAAAATCTGTGAAGCAGCAGCTGAGGATGCCACAGCAGCAGCACCCACGGCTGCTGCCATAGAACCTGCCGAGTTGACTGTTGAAGCTGGTGACGGCCTTCCTGTGCGTGACATCAGTGATGGGGAGATGCCTGAAG ATAGGGCATTGGAGTCCGAACCTTCCGATCGTCCAGAAACAAAGAAATCTGAAGCAGTTG ATAGAGCTTTGGAATCTGACCCTTCTGATcatccagaagaaaagaaatatccagCAGATG ATAGAGCTTTGGATTCCGACCCTTCTGAAgatccagaaataaagaaatatccagcagatg ATAGAGCTTTGGAGTCCGACCCTTCTGATGATCCAGAAGTAAAGAAATATCCAGCAGATG ATAGAGCTTTGGAATCTGACCCTTCTGATcatccagaaggaaagaaatatccaGCAGATG ATAGAGCTTTGGATTCCGACCCTTCTGAAgatccagaaataaagaaatatccagcagatg ATAGAGCTTTGGATTCCGACCCTTCTGAAgatccagaaataaagaaatatccGGCAGATG ATAGAGCTGTGGAGTCCGACCCTTCTGATgatccagaaggaaagaaatctccagcagatg ATAGAGCTTTGGAATCTGACCCTTCTGATcatccagaaggaaagaaatatccaGCAGATG ATACAGCTTTGGATTCCGGCCCTTCTGAAgatccagaaataaagaaatatccGGCAGATG ATAGACCTTTGGAGTCCGACCCTTCTGATgatccagaaggaaagaaatctccAGCAGATG ATAGAGCTTTGGAATCTGACCCTTCTGATcatccagaaggaaagaaatatccaGCAGATG ATAGACCTTTGGAGTCCGACCCTTCTGATGATCCAGAAGGAAAGACATCTCCAGCAGATG ATGGAGCTTTGGAATCTGACCCTTCTGATcatccagaaggaaagaaatatccaGCAGATGGTGAGACAACATTGTTGTTTCCTACCAAgaagaagagtgaaaactctTGTTTGAAGAGGTGTATAATAGAAG ATAGAGCTTTGGATTCCGACCCTTCTGAAgatccagaaataaagaaatatccagcagatg ATAGAGCTTTGGATTCCGACCCTTCTGAAgatccagaaataaagaaatatccGGCAGATG ATAGAGCTGTGGAGTCCGACCCTTCTGATgatccagaaggaaagaaatctccagcagatg ATAGAGCTTTGGAATCTGACCCTTCTGATcatccagaaggaaagaaatatccaGCAGATG ATACAGCTTTGGATTCCGGCCCTTCTGAAgatccagaaataaagaaatatccGGCAGATG ATAGACCTTTGGAGTCCGACCCTTCTGATgatccagaaggaaagaaatctccAGCAGATG ATAGAGCTTTGGAGTCCTACCCTTCTGATGATCCAGAAGTAAAGAAATATCCAGCAGATG ATAGAGCTTTGGAGTCCGACCCTTCTGATGATCCAGAAGGAAAGACATCTCCAGCAGATG ATAGAGCTTTGGAGTCCGACCCTTCTGATgatccagaaggaaagaaatctccagcagatg ATAGAGGTTTGGAGTCCTACCCTTCTGATgatccagaaggaaagaaatctccagcagatg ATAGGGTTTTGGAGTCCGACCGTTCTGATCATCCAGAAACCAAGAAATTTCAAGTAGTTG ATAGGGCTTTGGAGTCTGACCCTTCTTATCatccagaaggaaggaaatatccagcagatg atagGGCTTTGGAGTCCAACCCTTCTGAAACAAGGAAATCCCAAACAG cacaagaaataggagaaaacagCCATAGAAACCAT ATATATATGGATCgtttttctttgaaattcagtTCATGCTCGACAATTTTCCTTGAAGACAGCACAGCCAGCTGCCCTGATTTTGAAATGACACTACACTA TATCTCCTTGGAGTTATATATTCTTATCAAGGAAag agatggaaatatatctttcaaaatatttgatgaacGTATATACCCATTGGAC gacgaaatggaaaaatacattatGTGTGATCCTTCACAGACAATGATTTATGAATTTATATGTTCCCTGTTTTatgtaaaaattctaaatgttgtTGATGCCATCAAAAGTAGG ATGTACATCCGAAGACTTCTACAGTGTGCTCCTATGTACATTCGTCCAACCACCTGGAGGAGGATTATCCTCGGAGCCTTTCTTGTTGTCATCAAGGTTGGGAGCAATGTGGCTGTGTGCAATGAGGACTTATGCATGCGCTTTGAGAAAACTACAGTTGACGATCT GAATATGCTGGAAATGTACTTCTTGAGGCTAATTGATTATGATACTAACGTTTCTAAAAGTGCTTATACCGGATACTACTTCCGTCTTCGTGACTTTATAGTCAGGCAGGGCCTGAGTTTGCCTACTTACCTTCTTGACAGAAAAAGAGCATGGGATCTGCAG
- the LOC103791199 gene encoding uncharacterized protein LOC103791199 isoform X27: MGNKLCCCVCPVSDDDEVSGCSPDSKICEAAAEDATAAAPTAAAIEPAELTVEAGDGLPVRDISDGEMPEDRALESEPSDRPETKKSEAVDRALESDPSDHPEEKKYPADDRALDSDPSEDPEIKKYPADDRALESDPSDHPEGKKYPADDRALDSDPSEDPEIKKYPADDRALDSDPSEDPEIKKYPADDRAVESDPSDDPEGKKSPADDRALESDPSDHPEGKKYPADDTALDSGPSEDPEIKKYPADDRPLESDPSDDPEGKKSPADDRALESDPSDHPEGKKYPADDRPLESDPSDDPEGKTSPADDGALESDPSDHPEGKKYPADDRALDSDPSEDPEIKKYPADDRALDSDPSEDPEIKKYPADDRAVESDPSDDPEGKKSPADDRALESDPSDHPEGKKYPADDTALDSGPSEDPEIKKYPADDRPLESDPSDDPEGKKSPADDRAVESDPSDDPEGKKSPADDRALESYPSDDPEVKKYPADDRALESDPSDDPEGKTSPADDRALESDPSDDPEGKKSPADDRGLESYPSDDPEGKKSPADDRVLESDRSDHPETKKFQVVDRALESDPSYHPEGRKYPADDRALESNPSETRKSQTAQEIGENSHRNHIYMDRFSLKFSSCSTIFLEDSTASCPDFEMTLHYISLELYILIKERDGNISFKIFDERIYPLDDEMEKYIMCDPSQTMIYEFICSLFYVKILNVVDAIKSRMYIRRLLQCAPMYIRPTTWRRIILGAFLVVIKVGSNVAVCNEDLCMRFEKTTVDDLNMLEMYFLRLIDYDTNVSKSAYTGYYFRLRDFIVRQGLSLPTYLLDRKRAWDLQALSRMEQDEVFYTGMTRSVSVDDITSLQRTKAILS, encoded by the exons ATGGGGAACAAACTGTGCTGCTGTGTGTGCCCCGTTTCGGACGATGATGAGGTGTCAGGGTGTTCTCCAGATTCTAAAATCTGTGAAGCAGCAGCTGAGGATGCCACAGCAGCAGCACCCACGGCTGCTGCCATAGAACCTGCCGAGTTGACTGTTGAAGCTGGTGACGGCCTTCCTGTGCGTGACATCAGTGATGGGGAGATGCCTGAAG ATAGGGCATTGGAGTCCGAACCTTCCGATCGTCCAGAAACAAAGAAATCTGAAGCAGTTG ATAGAGCTTTGGAATCTGACCCTTCTGATcatccagaagaaaagaaatatccagCAGATG ATAGAGCTTTGGATTCCGACCCTTCTGAAgatccagaaataaagaaatatccagcagatg ATAGAGCTTTGGAATCTGACCCTTCTGATcatccagaaggaaagaaatatccaGCAGATG ATAGAGCTTTGGATTCCGACCCTTCTGAAgatccagaaataaagaaatatccagcagatg ATAGAGCTTTGGATTCCGACCCTTCTGAAgatccagaaataaagaaatatccGGCAGATG ATAGAGCTGTGGAGTCCGACCCTTCTGATgatccagaaggaaagaaatctccagcagatg ATAGAGCTTTGGAATCTGACCCTTCTGATcatccagaaggaaagaaatatccaGCAGATG ATACAGCTTTGGATTCCGGCCCTTCTGAAgatccagaaataaagaaatatccGGCAGATG ATAGACCTTTGGAGTCCGACCCTTCTGATgatccagaaggaaagaaatctccAGCAGATG ATAGAGCTTTGGAATCTGACCCTTCTGATcatccagaaggaaagaaatatccaGCAGATG ATAGACCTTTGGAGTCCGACCCTTCTGATGATCCAGAAGGAAAGACATCTCCAGCAGATG ATGGAGCTTTGGAATCTGACCCTTCTGATcatccagaaggaaagaaatatccaGCAGATG ATAGAGCTTTGGATTCCGACCCTTCTGAAgatccagaaataaagaaatatccagcagatg ATAGAGCTTTGGATTCCGACCCTTCTGAAgatccagaaataaagaaatatccGGCAGATG ATAGAGCTGTGGAGTCCGACCCTTCTGATgatccagaaggaaagaaatctccagcagatg ATAGAGCTTTGGAATCTGACCCTTCTGATcatccagaaggaaagaaatatccaGCAGATG ATACAGCTTTGGATTCCGGCCCTTCTGAAgatccagaaataaagaaatatccGGCAGATG ATAGACCTTTGGAGTCCGACCCTTCTGATgatccagaaggaaagaaatctccAGCAGATG ATAGAGCTGTGGAGTCCGACCCTTCTGATgatccagaaggaaagaaatctccagcagatg ATAGAGCTTTGGAGTCCTACCCTTCTGATGATCCAGAAGTAAAGAAATATCCAGCAGATG ATAGAGCTTTGGAGTCCGACCCTTCTGATGATCCAGAAGGAAAGACATCTCCAGCAGATG ATAGAGCTTTGGAGTCCGACCCTTCTGATgatccagaaggaaagaaatctccagcagatg ATAGAGGTTTGGAGTCCTACCCTTCTGATgatccagaaggaaagaaatctccagcagatg ATAGGGTTTTGGAGTCCGACCGTTCTGATCATCCAGAAACCAAGAAATTTCAAGTAGTTG ATAGGGCTTTGGAGTCTGACCCTTCTTATCatccagaaggaaggaaatatccagcagatg atagGGCTTTGGAGTCCAACCCTTCTGAAACAAGGAAATCCCAAACAG cacaagaaataggagaaaacagCCATAGAAACCAT ATATATATGGATCgtttttctttgaaattcagtTCATGCTCGACAATTTTCCTTGAAGACAGCACAGCCAGCTGCCCTGATTTTGAAATGACACTACACTA TATCTCCTTGGAGTTATATATTCTTATCAAGGAAag agatggaaatatatctttcaaaatatttgatgaacGTATATACCCATTGGAC gacgaaatggaaaaatacattatGTGTGATCCTTCACAGACAATGATTTATGAATTTATATGTTCCCTGTTTTatgtaaaaattctaaatgttgtTGATGCCATCAAAAGTAGG ATGTACATCCGAAGACTTCTACAGTGTGCTCCTATGTACATTCGTCCAACCACCTGGAGGAGGATTATCCTCGGAGCCTTTCTTGTTGTCATCAAGGTTGGGAGCAATGTGGCTGTGTGCAATGAGGACTTATGCATGCGCTTTGAGAAAACTACAGTTGACGATCT GAATATGCTGGAAATGTACTTCTTGAGGCTAATTGATTATGATACTAACGTTTCTAAAAGTGCTTATACCGGATACTACTTCCGTCTTCGTGACTTTATAGTCAGGCAGGGCCTGAGTTTGCCTACTTACCTTCTTGACAGAAAAAGAGCATGGGATCTGCAG
- the LOC103791199 gene encoding uncharacterized protein LOC103791199 isoform X5 encodes MGNKLCCCVCPVSDDDEVSGCSPDSKICEAAAEDATAAAPTAAAIEPAELTVEAGDGLPVRDISDGEMPEDRALESEPSDRPETKKSEAVDRALESDPSDHPEEKKYPADDRALDSDPSEDPEIKKYPADDRALESDPSDDPEVKKYPADDRALESDPSDHPEGKKYPADDRALDSDPSEDPEIKKYPADDRAVESDPSDDPEGKKSPADDRALESDPSDHPEGKKYPADDTALDSGPSEDPEIKKYPADDRPLESDPSDDPEGKKSPADDRALESDPSDHPEGKKYPADDRPLESDPSDDPEGKTSPADDGALESDPSDHPEGKKYPADGETTLLFPTKKKSENSCLKRCIIEDRALDSDPSEDPEIKKYPADDRALDSDPSEDPEIKKYPADDRAVESDPSDDPEGKKSPADDRALESDPSDHPEGKKYPADDTALDSGPSEDPEIKKYPADDRPLESDPSDDPEGKKSPADDRAVESDPSDDPEGKKSPADDRALESYPSDDPEVKKYPADDRALESDPSDDPEGKTSPADDRALESDPSDDPEGKKSPADDRGLESYPSDDPEGKKSPADDRVLESDRSDHPETKKFQVVDRALESDPSYHPEGRKYPADDRALESNPSETRKSQTAQEIGENSHRNHIYMDRFSLKFSSCSTIFLEDSTASCPDFEMTLHYISLELYILIKERDGNISFKIFDERIYPLDDEMEKYIMCDPSQTMIYEFICSLFYVKILNVVDAIKSRMYIRRLLQCAPMYIRPTTWRRIILGAFLVVIKVGSNVAVCNEDLCMRFEKTTVDDLNMLEMYFLRLIDYDTNVSKSAYTGYYFRLRDFIVRQGLSLPTYLLDRKRAWDLQALSRMEQDEVFYTGMTRSVSVDDITSLQRTKAILS; translated from the exons ATGGGGAACAAACTGTGCTGCTGTGTGTGCCCCGTTTCGGACGATGATGAGGTGTCAGGGTGTTCTCCAGATTCTAAAATCTGTGAAGCAGCAGCTGAGGATGCCACAGCAGCAGCACCCACGGCTGCTGCCATAGAACCTGCCGAGTTGACTGTTGAAGCTGGTGACGGCCTTCCTGTGCGTGACATCAGTGATGGGGAGATGCCTGAAG ATAGGGCATTGGAGTCCGAACCTTCCGATCGTCCAGAAACAAAGAAATCTGAAGCAGTTG ATAGAGCTTTGGAATCTGACCCTTCTGATcatccagaagaaaagaaatatccagCAGATG ATAGAGCTTTGGATTCCGACCCTTCTGAAgatccagaaataaagaaatatccagcagatg ATAGAGCTTTGGAGTCCGACCCTTCTGATGATCCAGAAGTAAAGAAATATCCAGCAGATG ATAGAGCTTTGGAATCTGACCCTTCTGATcatccagaaggaaagaaatatccaGCAGATG ATAGAGCTTTGGATTCCGACCCTTCTGAAgatccagaaataaagaaatatccagcagatg ATAGAGCTGTGGAGTCCGACCCTTCTGATgatccagaaggaaagaaatctccagcagatg ATAGAGCTTTGGAATCTGACCCTTCTGATcatccagaaggaaagaaatatccaGCAGATG ATACAGCTTTGGATTCCGGCCCTTCTGAAgatccagaaataaagaaatatccGGCAGATG ATAGACCTTTGGAGTCCGACCCTTCTGATgatccagaaggaaagaaatctccAGCAGATG ATAGAGCTTTGGAATCTGACCCTTCTGATcatccagaaggaaagaaatatccaGCAGATG ATAGACCTTTGGAGTCCGACCCTTCTGATGATCCAGAAGGAAAGACATCTCCAGCAGATG ATGGAGCTTTGGAATCTGACCCTTCTGATcatccagaaggaaagaaatatccaGCAGATGGTGAGACAACATTGTTGTTTCCTACCAAgaagaagagtgaaaactctTGTTTGAAGAGGTGTATAATAGAAG ATAGAGCTTTGGATTCCGACCCTTCTGAAgatccagaaataaagaaatatccagcagatg ATAGAGCTTTGGATTCCGACCCTTCTGAAgatccagaaataaagaaatatccGGCAGATG ATAGAGCTGTGGAGTCCGACCCTTCTGATgatccagaaggaaagaaatctccagcagatg ATAGAGCTTTGGAATCTGACCCTTCTGATcatccagaaggaaagaaatatccaGCAGATG ATACAGCTTTGGATTCCGGCCCTTCTGAAgatccagaaataaagaaatatccGGCAGATG ATAGACCTTTGGAGTCCGACCCTTCTGATgatccagaaggaaagaaatctccAGCAGATG ATAGAGCTGTGGAGTCCGACCCTTCTGATgatccagaaggaaagaaatctccagcagatg ATAGAGCTTTGGAGTCCTACCCTTCTGATGATCCAGAAGTAAAGAAATATCCAGCAGATG ATAGAGCTTTGGAGTCCGACCCTTCTGATGATCCAGAAGGAAAGACATCTCCAGCAGATG ATAGAGCTTTGGAGTCCGACCCTTCTGATgatccagaaggaaagaaatctccagcagatg ATAGAGGTTTGGAGTCCTACCCTTCTGATgatccagaaggaaagaaatctccagcagatg ATAGGGTTTTGGAGTCCGACCGTTCTGATCATCCAGAAACCAAGAAATTTCAAGTAGTTG ATAGGGCTTTGGAGTCTGACCCTTCTTATCatccagaaggaaggaaatatccagcagatg atagGGCTTTGGAGTCCAACCCTTCTGAAACAAGGAAATCCCAAACAG cacaagaaataggagaaaacagCCATAGAAACCAT ATATATATGGATCgtttttctttgaaattcagtTCATGCTCGACAATTTTCCTTGAAGACAGCACAGCCAGCTGCCCTGATTTTGAAATGACACTACACTA TATCTCCTTGGAGTTATATATTCTTATCAAGGAAag agatggaaatatatctttcaaaatatttgatgaacGTATATACCCATTGGAC gacgaaatggaaaaatacattatGTGTGATCCTTCACAGACAATGATTTATGAATTTATATGTTCCCTGTTTTatgtaaaaattctaaatgttgtTGATGCCATCAAAAGTAGG ATGTACATCCGAAGACTTCTACAGTGTGCTCCTATGTACATTCGTCCAACCACCTGGAGGAGGATTATCCTCGGAGCCTTTCTTGTTGTCATCAAGGTTGGGAGCAATGTGGCTGTGTGCAATGAGGACTTATGCATGCGCTTTGAGAAAACTACAGTTGACGATCT GAATATGCTGGAAATGTACTTCTTGAGGCTAATTGATTATGATACTAACGTTTCTAAAAGTGCTTATACCGGATACTACTTCCGTCTTCGTGACTTTATAGTCAGGCAGGGCCTGAGTTTGCCTACTTACCTTCTTGACAGAAAAAGAGCATGGGATCTGCAG